DNA sequence from the Hoylesella buccalis ATCC 35310 genome:
TAACGATTGTCTTGACAATCTTATTATATGACAAGCCATTTTTTATACAACTTATTGTCTGTACAATTTGTTGTCATAACAATTTATTGTCAAGACTATCTATTGTCAAGACAAACTATCGTCATAACAAACTATCATCAAAACAAACTATCGTCAAAACAAAACTATCGTCAAAACAAACTATCGTCAAAACAAACTATTGATAGTTCGACATCTCGATTTGTCGAACTATCGAACTGTTGATAGACCAACAAATATGCAATAAAAGGAAAGAACCGGCACCTCATCTCATTACCGCAATAACGCTGAGGGATTTTCTCGTGGTCTTTTCTCTTGTCTTCCTGACATTTCCCTGCTTTTCCTCATCCCTTGTAGCGATGCTCTTGACCACTTACTTTTGCACCCGATAAGTACGGCAACGGGCAGCATAACAGCTCCATTGCCGAGTAACAATATAGTAATCAAAACAATATCAAAGCAATGAAACTCATTATCATCGACCGCAAAGCGTGGGAGCGGCATCGCTCCGAATTTGCAGACTTTATCCACCGTGTGGAAAAACTCATTGGTAATCCTCCTAAGAACGAGCAATGGCTCGACAACGAAGCCGTGTGCAAGCGTTTGGGCATAAGCAAGCGTACCCTGCAATCATACCGAGATACGGGAAAAATCCCTTTCTCCATGATTGGGCACAAGTGTTATTACAAACAGACCGACATCAGCGAAATGCTGAATGAAGTCAAAAAATGAATGAATTATGGCAGAGAATGAAATCATTACGCAGGAAGACCCTCAGATGCAGTTATTTTCACAACTGATGGAAGGTACTTTGAAGAAGTTGGAGCGGTATTGTGCCACAGCTCGTCCGATGTTAGATGGCGAGGTTTACCTTTCGAGCGAGGAAGTGTGCAGCCACTTACGGCTCAGCACACGCACGCTCCAAGAGTATAAAAATGCAAGAATACTTCCATTCTACAAAATCGGAGGGAAGATACTTTACAAACAGAGCGACATACAAACAATGCTTGAAAAGTATTATAATCCAATACCGCAAACAGGTAAGTTATGAGTTAAGTTAAGAAATCAGTCGCGACTTAAGTAAAATGGTCAGTTATGACTTTGGTCAAAAAAATAGTTTCGACCTAAGTCAAAATTAACTTTAGTCAAAAATATGTCAGCTCATAAAGTCAGTAAGTCAAGAAATTAGTCAAAACTTATCTCTTGACTTACTTTTTGAACTTTGAACTCTCGTCTATCAAAAGCACCCCAGAAAGGTTGCTTTATGGAACATAACAAACTATCTCTTTCTTTATACTGGCAAGGTGTGTCTTTGTACCACAAATTGCCATTTGTACCACAAAGACACTTGCCCCGAAAGGGGATTAAATCACTCCAAAGTCGTGATTAGATAACATAGAAACGATGAAAAGAAAGAAAACTAACAAACCTGACGGCAGATGTGCCACCTGCCAAAAATGGGACAGATGGCACATCAGGTTACCTAACTACGAAGACCAACAAAAGGTCATCAATCTTTATCGAAAGTCGGGAGCAAAAACCAAGAGCGATTATCTAAGGGCAAGATTACTTGGAGAGTCATTCAAGGTTATCACAGAAGACAAGTCAGATGAGAAATACTTGCGTGATCTCTCTAACATAATATCCCAAATTTACAAGATAAGTATTTTCTATAATGAAGCTGTCAAGACGCTCAACTGTTATCACTCAACAGCTACTGCCCAAAGAATGCTCCACAAACTTGAGAGCTATTCTGAAGCCATCATCAAGCTGCAAGTGCAAGCGATAAAATTAACGGAGGAGTATTCCGATACAAAGTAGTTATGTGTGTGCTGTAAAAATACCGTGAATTATCGCAAACTCACAGAATTAATAGCTGAAGTTCATCAAGTAGGAGTAAACTATAATCAGGTGGTTAAACTTCTACACTGTAATACGGCAGACAAAAGCGTTCAGGCTTTATTGAAGGAACTTATCAGATTGACAAAAGAACTCATCGCCCTGCAAGAGAAGACGGTGAGTTTAACCATTGACTATCGAGAGAGATAATGTAAGAGAGGGGATAATATTCCTACAAAATGTCC
Encoded proteins:
- a CDS encoding helix-turn-helix domain-containing protein is translated as MKLIIIDRKAWERHRSEFADFIHRVEKLIGNPPKNEQWLDNEAVCKRLGISKRTLQSYRDTGKIPFSMIGHKCYYKQTDISEMLNEVKK
- a CDS encoding helix-turn-helix domain-containing protein, whose translation is MAENEIITQEDPQMQLFSQLMEGTLKKLERYCATARPMLDGEVYLSSEEVCSHLRLSTRTLQEYKNARILPFYKIGGKILYKQSDIQTMLEKYYNPIPQTGKL